A stretch of Paenibacillus mucilaginosus 3016 DNA encodes these proteins:
- a CDS encoding alpha/beta hydrolase, protein MKFNIYLPPGYNAKTKYPVLYVLHGYARNEDSWLPGMEADKTADRLVKEGRIEPLIIVSPAVDNSYGFNSSDQPAKRPCADCADEGRYGDYLTKDLIAYVDAHFSTAADRSRRYIGGISMGGWAALHNSFLHPELYSKAGGHSAALYMEEWFNTGGLRHWMYPIPEMRDWRDPLLLADTEKLEGLSVYLDCGEQDNYKFYEGSELLYRKLKARNIDVQYHPSSGGHHKNYWMPKMENYLLFYAGK, encoded by the coding sequence ATGAAATTCAACATTTACCTTCCGCCGGGCTACAACGCCAAAACCAAGTACCCGGTCCTCTATGTGCTGCACGGGTACGCAAGGAACGAAGATTCGTGGCTCCCCGGGATGGAAGCGGACAAGACAGCGGACCGGCTTGTGAAAGAAGGGCGGATCGAACCGCTGATCATCGTCTCTCCCGCCGTGGACAACAGCTACGGCTTCAATTCATCGGACCAGCCGGCGAAGAGGCCCTGCGCGGACTGCGCGGATGAAGGCCGGTACGGGGATTATCTCACCAAGGATCTGATCGCTTATGTCGATGCGCATTTCAGCACGGCGGCGGACCGGAGCCGGCGCTATATCGGAGGCATATCGATGGGCGGGTGGGCCGCCCTGCACAATTCCTTCCTACATCCCGAGCTCTACAGTAAGGCGGGAGGCCACAGTGCCGCACTTTATATGGAGGAGTGGTTCAATACCGGCGGGCTCCGCCACTGGATGTATCCTATACCGGAGATGAGAGACTGGCGGGATCCCCTGCTCCTGGCGGATACGGAGAAACTCGAAGGGCTGTCCGTCTACCTCGACTGCGGCGAACAGGACAACTACAAGTTCTACGAGGGTTCCGAGCTGCTGTACCGCAAGCTGAAGGCCCGGAACATCGACGTGCAGTATCACCCTTCTTCCGGCGGCCATCACAAGAACTACTGGATGCCGAAGATGGAGAATTACCTGCTCTTCTATGCAGGGAAGTGA
- a CDS encoding GNAT family N-acetyltransferase codes for MEQKRLEEGGRAEVQIRKAGPEDVRELEELVRESEEEGFRHLRRLADDYASGENRFDREGEVLLLVYADGSPAGVCGLNRIPGDAAAGRVRRMYVRRDLRRCGIGRALLQAVMERARPHFARLELRTDSPAAGDFYTAAGFRQAAGREDVTHLYEWMEEEQS; via the coding sequence ATGGAACAAAAGCGGCTGGAAGAAGGGGGGCGGGCGGAAGTGCAGATCCGGAAAGCAGGGCCTGAGGACGTCCGTGAGCTGGAGGAGCTCGTCCGGGAGAGTGAGGAAGAGGGCTTCCGGCATCTGCGGCGGCTGGCGGATGACTATGCGTCCGGCGAGAACCGGTTCGACCGGGAAGGGGAGGTGCTGCTGCTGGTCTATGCGGACGGCAGTCCGGCGGGCGTGTGCGGCTTGAACCGCATACCCGGGGATGCGGCTGCTGGCCGGGTGAGGCGCATGTACGTGCGGCGGGACCTGCGCCGCTGTGGGATCGGCCGCGCCCTCCTGCAGGCCGTGATGGAGAGGGCGCGGCCGCATTTCGCCCGGCTGGAGCTCCGCACGGACTCGCCCGCCGCAGGGGATTTTTATACGGCTGCCGGCTTCAGGCAGGCAGCGGGGCGTGAAGACGTGACCCATCTATACGAATGGATGGAGGAGGAGCAGAGCTGA
- a CDS encoding response regulator, translated as MRTLMIVDDEKNIRLGLSAMISREFPEKYRIELACDGAEALAKLEGGGTDLLITDIRMPKMDGIALMKRIREMDRRPLLLVLSGHDDFAYAKEAIQCEVKGYLLKPIVREELFAALRRLEGELRRQEELSSRLAAGSGRFDALRASQLAYILLHPGMEESEVRERLESVGAGGFGPGWAAGVLRFPAAERPQRLEEAVSRLERLLPEGGAEVLRRVPVLLDKDRNLVLLGEGAEVGRLLEEALAGGSASGLRAGLSFCRKEGLPLRQIYLEALSAMRSGFLYAGGGVRRYEAPPSSGTAAVPLELIRRLSNLLGTRRSTEVRALLSQLLDPGKARASGVAYVEAVSRSLNELVFDQVFHAYGEESVEILRLYKKAGSIDHFDQYHEYVHSVEQLTELLDQYIASIRAVHADHKEIKRAVQYIEENYAKNLNMAMVSNHVSLSYTYFSQAFKEYTGENFVGYLKKVRIRRAKELLEREDGRIYEIAEQVGFENTKQFNRVFKEMEGITPMEYRSKRSLIS; from the coding sequence ATGCGCACCCTGATGATCGTGGACGATGAGAAAAATATCCGGCTCGGCCTCTCCGCAATGATCTCGCGCGAGTTTCCGGAAAAGTACCGGATCGAGCTTGCCTGCGACGGCGCGGAAGCGCTGGCGAAGCTTGAGGGGGGCGGCACGGATCTGCTCATCACGGATATCCGCATGCCGAAAATGGACGGCATCGCGCTCATGAAGCGGATCCGGGAGATGGACCGCAGGCCGCTGCTGCTCGTGCTCAGCGGGCATGATGATTTCGCCTACGCCAAGGAGGCGATCCAGTGCGAGGTGAAGGGCTATCTGCTCAAGCCGATCGTGCGGGAGGAGCTCTTCGCGGCGCTGCGGCGCCTGGAGGGGGAGCTCCGGCGGCAGGAGGAGCTCTCGAGCCGGCTGGCGGCGGGCAGCGGCCGGTTCGATGCGCTGCGCGCCAGCCAGCTCGCCTACATTCTCCTGCATCCCGGCATGGAGGAGAGCGAGGTCCGGGAGCGGCTGGAGTCGGTCGGCGCCGGCGGCTTCGGTCCCGGCTGGGCGGCCGGCGTGCTGCGCTTTCCGGCGGCGGAGCGCCCCCAGCGGCTGGAGGAGGCCGTCTCCCGGCTGGAGCGGCTGCTGCCGGAGGGCGGGGCGGAGGTGCTGCGCCGGGTGCCCGTGCTGCTCGACAAGGACCGGAATCTGGTCCTGCTCGGAGAGGGCGCGGAGGTCGGCCGGCTGCTCGAAGAGGCGCTCGCCGGGGGAAGCGCTTCCGGTCTGCGCGCGGGCCTCAGCTTCTGCCGGAAGGAGGGGCTGCCCCTGCGGCAGATCTACCTCGAAGCGCTGAGCGCCATGCGCTCCGGCTTCCTGTATGCGGGCGGCGGGGTACGCCGCTATGAAGCCCCTCCTTCCTCAGGAACGGCGGCCGTGCCGCTCGAGCTGATCCGCCGCCTCTCGAATCTGCTCGGAACGCGCCGCAGCACAGAGGTGAGGGCGCTGCTCTCGCAGCTGCTCGATCCGGGGAAGGCCCGCGCCAGCGGCGTCGCTTATGTGGAAGCCGTGTCCCGCAGCCTTAACGAGCTCGTCTTCGACCAGGTGTTCCACGCCTATGGCGAGGAATCCGTCGAGATTCTGCGGCTGTACAAGAAAGCGGGCTCCATCGACCATTTTGACCAGTATCACGAGTACGTGCATTCCGTCGAACAGCTGACGGAGCTGCTCGACCAGTATATTGCTAGCATCCGGGCCGTGCACGCCGACCACAAGGAGATCAAGCGGGCGGTGCAGTATATCGAAGAGAACTATGCCAAGAACCTCAACATGGCGATGGTCTCCAACCATGTGTCGCTGAGCTATACCTATTTCAGCCAGGCCTTCAAGGAATACACGGGCGAGAACTTCGTCGGCTATCTCAAAAAGGTGCGCATCCGGCGGGCCAAGGAGCTCCTGGAACGGGAGGACGGCCGGATCTACGAGATCGCGGAGCAGGTCGGCTTCGAGAATACGAAGCAGTTCAACCGCGTCTTCAAGGAGATGGAGGGCATTACGCCGATGGAATACCGGAGCAAGCGCTCCCTGATTTCGTGA
- a CDS encoding cache domain-containing sensor histidine kinase — MTVVRELRERLRDLQARIAYKAGGISLQTRLIASYIVIILIPILLLSVYTFNVFYENKIRDIVKTNESILEIEAVNIRSQMETMERTAELVDSDKKVKEFLQSPRELEVSELIDYRTGAYDNLLRLQFNNPNIAHIRLFSGNPNVKEIWPVFHNESRIKGEPWYELVLKNAGQVTWVFEESDRDYIRHMGADNLAAHGKVSLLRVLSPNQASHAGIVQVDMLFEQIFPKTFSSVPDSQSQMLVLDGLGRLHTKKDIPFLEGLDQAELVRELRGRSGEKSGSFEFRSGDKPYLAVFLDLDRLQAKMVNVVSLTEPLTELRGTRNRIILANIALIALLSVTTYFLLSLILKKLHVLQDSMKKVRQGNFHFDVNIHGGGEVGELAHHFRLMLRKINELIADAVNKQAATKEAELHSLKNQIDAHFLYNTLENLKMLAEIEGQYTISDSLTSLGGMMRYNLKWTSDYVRLADELQHIGNYIAIMNVRYDGKLRLELDIPPDYLEQKVPKMSLQPVVENAVKHGMGSSCSEDGGTLVIRVQAEKREGCMILRIRDNGVGMNEEQLQALTRTLPMEDREFYRFRQGAGRPESEGSGIGLRNVNQRVRLYSGPDYGIAVDSREGAYTEVVVKLPFQLLTGGG; from the coding sequence ATGACCGTTGTCAGAGAGCTGAGAGAGAGGCTTCGGGACCTGCAGGCCCGGATTGCCTACAAGGCCGGGGGCATCTCGCTGCAGACCCGGCTGATCGCATCGTATATCGTCATCATTCTTATTCCCATCCTGCTGCTGTCGGTCTATACCTTCAACGTGTTCTACGAGAACAAGATCCGCGATATCGTGAAGACCAACGAATCGATACTCGAGATCGAAGCGGTGAACATCCGCAGCCAGATGGAGACGATGGAGCGGACCGCCGAGCTGGTGGATTCCGACAAGAAGGTCAAGGAATTCCTGCAGAGCCCGCGGGAGCTCGAGGTCAGCGAGCTCATCGATTACCGGACGGGAGCTTACGACAACCTGCTGCGGCTGCAGTTCAACAACCCGAATATCGCCCATATCCGGCTCTTCTCGGGGAATCCGAACGTCAAGGAGATCTGGCCGGTCTTTCATAATGAATCACGGATCAAGGGCGAGCCGTGGTACGAGCTTGTGCTGAAGAATGCCGGCCAGGTGACCTGGGTATTCGAGGAGTCGGACCGCGACTACATCCGGCACATGGGGGCCGACAACCTGGCGGCCCACGGCAAGGTGTCGCTGCTGCGGGTGCTCTCCCCGAACCAGGCTTCACATGCGGGGATCGTGCAGGTCGACATGCTCTTCGAGCAGATATTTCCGAAAACGTTCTCATCCGTACCGGACAGCCAGTCGCAGATGCTGGTGCTCGACGGCCTCGGCCGGCTGCACACCAAGAAGGACATTCCCTTCCTGGAGGGGCTCGATCAGGCGGAGCTGGTGCGGGAGCTGCGCGGCCGCAGCGGGGAGAAGAGCGGCAGCTTCGAGTTCCGGAGCGGGGACAAGCCGTACCTGGCCGTGTTCCTGGACCTCGACCGCCTCCAGGCCAAGATGGTGAACGTCGTCTCGCTGACGGAGCCGCTGACGGAGCTCCGGGGCACGCGCAACCGGATCATTCTCGCCAATATTGCGCTGATCGCCCTGCTGTCGGTGACGACATATTTTCTGCTCTCCCTGATCCTGAAGAAGCTGCACGTGCTGCAGGATTCGATGAAGAAGGTGAGGCAGGGGAATTTTCATTTTGACGTGAACATTCACGGCGGGGGCGAGGTAGGGGAGCTGGCCCACCACTTCCGCCTCATGCTGCGCAAGATCAACGAGCTGATCGCCGACGCCGTGAACAAGCAGGCGGCCACCAAGGAGGCGGAGCTGCACTCGCTGAAGAACCAGATCGACGCCCACTTTCTGTACAACACGCTGGAGAATCTCAAGATGCTCGCGGAGATCGAGGGGCAGTACACCATCTCGGATTCGCTGACCTCGCTCGGCGGCATGATGCGCTACAACCTGAAGTGGACCAGCGACTATGTGCGGCTGGCCGACGAGCTGCAGCATATCGGCAATTATATCGCCATCATGAATGTCCGCTATGACGGGAAGCTGCGGCTCGAGCTGGATATTCCCCCCGACTATCTCGAGCAGAAGGTGCCCAAGATGTCGCTGCAGCCGGTCGTGGAGAATGCGGTGAAGCACGGCATGGGCTCCTCCTGTTCGGAGGACGGGGGAACGCTGGTGATCCGCGTGCAGGCGGAGAAGCGGGAGGGCTGCATGATCCTGCGGATCCGCGACAACGGCGTCGGGATGAACGAGGAGCAGCTGCAGGCGCTGACGCGGACGCTGCCGATGGAGGACCGCGAATTTTACCGCTTCCGCCAGGGGGCGGGCAGGCCGGAGTCCGAGGGCAGCGGGATCGGCCTGCGCAATGTGAACCAGCGGGTCCGGCTGTATTCCGGCCCGGATTACGGAATCGCAGTGGACAGCCGGGAGGGCGCGTATACGGAAGTCGTCGTGAAGCTGCCGTTCCAGCTGTTAACCGGAGGAGGATGA
- a CDS encoding extracellular solute-binding protein — translation MRTTRSILTLLLSGALVFTAACSNNGGESQAPAKEGEAAAVAADPNAPGWKADTSPITFDWYLNFSWFPNKWGVDPTSQYITKKTGVNLNFIVPAGNENEKLNTMIASGKLPDFITLGWYEDNVKKMIEGGLVLPLNKLAEQYDPYFVKVADPAKVSWYTQPDGSVYGYPNASSSPKDYQKFGDKQTSNQTFVVRKDMYEALGRPDMRTPEGFVNALKAAKEKFPEVNGQPLIPLGLHEFGDTGNYSLEGFLQNFLAIPMEKDGKLYDRYTDSEYLKWLKTLRKANEMGLLAKDIFIDKRPQMEEKISQGRYFAMMYQRTDFAAQQNAIYAKDPNSVYIAVDGPANAKGDPPTLAGPAISGWTVTLISKDVKDKARAIRFLTYLLSEEGQKDMYLGEKGVTYDTIDGKDQFKPEVLELLNKDRSAFDKKYGASHTFWMLMDTNMNLQWAPPAVEPAKQLEDWTKGKTRGFSQFDQINPTGTSEEGIAQGKITQAFGKTLPKLLLAKSDAEFDQLFEKFLKDRQSAGYDKVKAYQQKKYDENVKKLEQFMK, via the coding sequence ATGCGTACAACACGCTCCATTCTGACATTGCTCCTAAGCGGGGCTCTAGTCTTCACGGCGGCCTGCTCGAATAACGGAGGGGAAAGCCAGGCGCCGGCCAAGGAGGGGGAGGCGGCCGCGGTCGCGGCTGATCCGAACGCACCGGGCTGGAAGGCGGACACCTCGCCGATCACCTTCGACTGGTATCTCAACTTCTCGTGGTTCCCGAACAAGTGGGGCGTCGACCCGACCTCCCAGTACATCACGAAGAAGACCGGCGTGAACCTTAACTTCATCGTGCCGGCGGGCAACGAGAACGAGAAGCTCAATACGATGATCGCCTCGGGCAAGCTGCCGGACTTCATCACACTAGGGTGGTACGAAGACAACGTGAAAAAAATGATCGAAGGCGGCCTTGTGCTGCCGCTGAACAAGCTGGCGGAGCAGTATGACCCGTACTTCGTGAAGGTGGCCGATCCCGCCAAAGTATCCTGGTACACCCAGCCCGACGGCAGCGTCTACGGGTATCCGAATGCCTCTTCGTCGCCGAAGGACTACCAGAAGTTCGGGGACAAGCAGACGTCGAACCAGACCTTCGTCGTCAGGAAGGATATGTACGAGGCGCTGGGCAGGCCCGATATGCGGACGCCGGAAGGCTTCGTGAATGCGCTGAAGGCCGCGAAGGAGAAGTTCCCCGAGGTGAACGGGCAGCCGCTCATTCCGCTCGGGCTGCATGAGTTCGGCGATACGGGCAACTATTCGCTTGAAGGCTTCCTGCAGAACTTCCTCGCCATTCCGATGGAGAAGGACGGCAAGCTCTACGACCGGTATACGGACAGCGAGTATCTGAAGTGGCTGAAGACGCTGCGCAAGGCGAATGAGATGGGTCTGCTCGCCAAGGACATCTTCATCGACAAGCGGCCGCAGATGGAAGAGAAGATCTCGCAGGGGCGTTACTTCGCGATGATGTACCAGCGCACCGATTTTGCTGCGCAGCAGAACGCCATTTATGCGAAGGATCCGAATTCTGTCTACATCGCGGTCGACGGACCGGCGAACGCCAAGGGGGACCCGCCGACGCTGGCCGGACCAGCGATCTCCGGCTGGACGGTCACGCTGATCTCCAAGGACGTCAAGGACAAGGCGAGAGCGATCCGCTTCCTGACCTACCTGCTCAGCGAGGAAGGGCAGAAGGACATGTATCTCGGGGAGAAGGGCGTCACCTACGACACGATCGACGGCAAGGACCAGTTCAAGCCCGAGGTGCTCGAACTGCTGAACAAGGACCGCTCCGCCTTTGACAAGAAATACGGCGCTTCCCACACCTTCTGGATGCTCATGGATACGAACATGAACCTGCAGTGGGCGCCGCCGGCGGTGGAGCCGGCCAAGCAGCTTGAGGATTGGACGAAGGGCAAGACGAGGGGCTTCTCGCAGTTCGACCAGATCAATCCGACCGGCACGTCGGAGGAGGGCATCGCGCAGGGCAAGATCACCCAGGCGTTCGGCAAGACGCTGCCGAAGCTGCTGCTCGCCAAGAGCGATGCGGAGTTCGACCAGCTCTTCGAGAAGTTCCTGAAGGACCGCCAGAGCGCCGGGTATGACAAGGTGAAGGCGTACCAGCAGAAGAAGTACGACGAGAATGTGAAGAAGCTCGAGCAGTTCATGAAATAA
- a CDS encoding ABC transporter permease, which yields MRSGIRSHASSPGLVHRRGGAAKWLSMVYGQRYLQVMALLGVAWMLVFNYIPMYGIIIAFKEFSIIKPVSEAPWVGLEHFRAFLEDDSLLYVVKNTLGMSFLKLLIGFPLPILFALFLNELQSVGFKKSVQTISYLPHFLSWVILGGILSTWLADVGIVNKLLLALGVITEPLSYLAEPDYFWGIVVSTDIWKELGWSAIIYLAAISSVSPELYEAATMDGAGRFQKMWFITLPSIQGTITILFILAISGVLNSNFDQILVLRNSLNESASTVIDVYVYQMGIVNSRYSYATAVGLIKSLIALALLVGANYVTKKLNNTSLF from the coding sequence ATGCGCAGCGGCATTCGCTCCCATGCTTCGTCCCCAGGGCTTGTCCACCGGAGGGGGGGAGCGGCGAAGTGGCTTTCCATGGTATACGGACAGCGGTATCTCCAGGTGATGGCCCTGCTGGGGGTGGCCTGGATGCTCGTGTTCAACTATATCCCGATGTACGGGATTATCATCGCATTCAAGGAATTCAGCATCATCAAGCCGGTATCCGAAGCGCCCTGGGTGGGCCTCGAGCATTTCCGCGCGTTCCTGGAGGACGACAGTCTGCTCTATGTGGTCAAGAACACGCTCGGCATGAGCTTCCTGAAGCTGCTCATCGGGTTCCCGCTGCCGATTCTGTTCGCGCTGTTCCTGAACGAGCTGCAGTCGGTAGGGTTCAAGAAGTCGGTGCAGACCATCTCGTATCTTCCGCATTTCCTCTCCTGGGTCATCCTCGGGGGGATTCTGTCCACATGGCTGGCGGACGTCGGGATCGTCAACAAGCTGCTGCTGGCCCTCGGCGTGATTACGGAGCCGCTGTCCTATCTGGCAGAGCCGGATTACTTCTGGGGGATCGTGGTGTCCACGGACATCTGGAAGGAGCTCGGCTGGTCGGCGATCATCTACCTGGCGGCGATCTCCAGCGTCTCGCCCGAGCTGTACGAAGCGGCCACGATGGACGGCGCGGGCCGCTTCCAGAAGATGTGGTTCATCACGCTCCCGTCGATTCAGGGGACGATCACCATCCTGTTCATCCTGGCGATCTCCGGGGTGCTCAATTCGAACTTCGACCAGATCCTCGTACTGCGCAATTCGCTCAACGAGAGCGCGAGCACGGTCATCGACGTGTACGTCTACCAGATGGGGATCGTGAACAGCCGGTACTCGTACGCCACGGCGGTCGGTCTCATCAAGTCGCTGATTGCGCTGGCTCTGCTGGTCGGGGCGAACTATGTCACGAAGAAGCTTAACAACACCTCCCTGTTCTAG
- a CDS encoding YrzA family protein, with the protein MDFILDKIETKIEFFEAWDLAALERLIDEAVNRNKALMLDVHSIGHQSVFHPLRGGMLYTAAVHFKIKSV; encoded by the coding sequence ATGGACTTTATCCTCGACAAAATCGAAACGAAAATCGAATTCTTCGAAGCCTGGGACCTGGCCGCCCTGGAGCGCCTGATCGACGAGGCCGTGAACCGGAACAAGGCGCTGATGCTGGATGTTCATTCCATCGGCCACCAGAGCGTCTTCCATCCTCTGCGGGGCGGCATGCTTTATACGGCCGCGGTGCATTTCAAGATCAAATCGGTGTAG
- a CDS encoding sensor histidine kinase, whose amino-acid sequence MIFEPYALFAQILFVLVPFYLYQMFWLDKPYRFSRYRFAVMASCGALSMLLCMSLPVISYSEHYYDLRQIPFIVASLYGGYGVMAFLYVVSAVYRLWLGGSGVMLSLAVTSGACLLLYAAIPRFYALTPIRKILLSAGISIVTAAGVILYTFRKLQAPLESEVLFSSGFFAFVYVLASWIIVYLIETARRNASFRQALLLSEKMKVVSEIAASVSHEIRNPLTTTMGFLKLLSKTTDPQKQQYYVDIATEEIKRAQHIITNYLTFAKREDEAPVRLQAAEELGYVTAVMEPYAQMNQVELRSKLEPCWVEGSRHDFRQCFINLVKNAIEAVPQTGFVEIRCLMQRGAVVISIEDNGVGMDPEQIKHIGTPYYSSKMAQEGTGLGMLIVLNMVDLMKGRLDICSTPGKGTKFTITLPACEPQPEIRQTG is encoded by the coding sequence ATGATCTTCGAGCCGTATGCGTTATTTGCCCAAATCCTGTTTGTGCTGGTTCCATTCTATCTCTACCAGATGTTCTGGCTCGACAAGCCTTACCGGTTCAGCCGGTACCGCTTCGCCGTCATGGCCTCCTGCGGGGCGCTGTCCATGCTGCTCTGCATGAGCCTGCCGGTCATCTCCTACTCCGAGCACTATTACGACCTGAGACAGATTCCGTTCATCGTCGCATCCCTGTACGGAGGCTATGGGGTCATGGCCTTCCTGTATGTGGTCTCCGCCGTGTACCGGCTGTGGCTGGGCGGAAGCGGCGTGATGCTCTCCCTGGCGGTCACCAGCGGCGCCTGCCTGCTCCTGTACGCGGCGATCCCCCGCTTCTATGCGCTGACCCCCATCCGGAAGATCCTGCTCTCGGCAGGGATCTCCATCGTCACCGCAGCCGGAGTAATCCTGTACACGTTCCGGAAACTGCAGGCTCCGCTGGAGTCCGAAGTGCTCTTCTCTTCCGGCTTCTTCGCTTTCGTCTATGTGCTCGCCTCCTGGATCATCGTTTATCTCATCGAAACGGCAAGAAGGAACGCTTCCTTCCGGCAGGCGCTGCTGCTCTCCGAGAAGATGAAGGTGGTCAGCGAGATCGCCGCGAGCGTATCGCACGAGATCCGCAACCCGCTCACCACCACCATGGGTTTCCTCAAGCTCCTCTCGAAGACGACGGATCCGCAGAAGCAGCAGTACTATGTGGACATCGCGACGGAAGAGATCAAGCGTGCGCAGCATATCATCACGAACTACCTGACCTTCGCCAAGCGGGAGGATGAGGCACCGGTCCGCCTTCAGGCGGCGGAGGAACTGGGGTATGTCACCGCCGTGATGGAGCCCTACGCCCAGATGAATCAGGTCGAGCTCCGCAGCAAGCTCGAGCCCTGCTGGGTCGAAGGAAGCCGGCACGATTTCCGCCAATGCTTCATCAATCTCGTCAAGAACGCCATCGAAGCCGTCCCGCAGACCGGCTTTGTCGAGATCCGGTGCCTGATGCAGCGCGGCGCTGTCGTCATCTCGATCGAGGATAACGGCGTGGGCATGGATCCGGAGCAGATCAAGCACATCGGAACCCCCTACTATTCCTCCAAAATGGCACAGGAAGGCACCGGGCTGGGCATGCTGATCGTGCTGAATATGGTGGATCTGATGAAGGGCAGGCTCGATATCTGCAGCACGCCGGGCAAAGGCACCAAATTCACCATTACGCTGCCGGCCTGCGAGCCGCAGCCGGAGATCCGCCAGACCGGCTGA